Proteins encoded within one genomic window of Paramisgurnus dabryanus chromosome 13, PD_genome_1.1, whole genome shotgun sequence:
- the LOC135728310 gene encoding C-C chemokine receptor type 5-like, which yields MTEEQLQPDYGDYYENDKNDNFEQPCNNGNTEAFSEVFLPTLYSIVFIIGFIGNSLVVWVLIRYRRKSNMTDVCLLNLAIADLLFLLSLPFWAHSAMADWIFGKFMCHTVTGLYTLGLHGSIFFMVLMTLDRYFIIVHPHSIFSKNRSAKMGLVLSLIVWILSLFASLPDILIAHESKEMNNSTYCRSHYSSDAIKTFIYFKINVLSLFLPLIIMVYCYARIIPTLINLKSQKRHKIIRLILVVVAVYFLFWTPYNITLLLIFMQTKGYLESCEWDNSLSLTMQWVETIAYSHCCLNPIIYGFVGEKFRREVIKVVKEQFPMCFRQCSSFSQQLSERRVSTFSRSTEYSSTHM from the exons ATGACAGAGGAGCAACTGCAACCCG ACTATGGTGATTACTatgaaaatgacaaaaatgataattttgaaCAGCCATGCAACAACGGCAACACAGAGGCCTTCAGTGAAGTTTTTCTTCCCACCCTGTACAGCATAGTCTTCATCATTGGCTTCATCGGGAACAGTCTGGTAGTGTGGGTCCTCATCAGATACCGTCGCAAATCCAACATGACAGACGTGTGCCTCTTAAACCTCGCCATCGCTGACCTGCTCTTTCTTCTGTCACTTCCCTTCTGGGCTCATTCGGCCATGGCTGACTGGATCTTTGGTAAATTCATGTGTCATACCGTAACGGGCCTTTACACGCTGGGTCTCCACGGCAGCATCTTCTTCATGGTGCTTATGACACTGGATCGCTATTTCATCATCGTCCATCCCCACAGTATCTTTTCCAAGAACCGCTCTGCCAAAATGGGTTTGGTTCTGTCTTTGATCGTGTGGATCCTCAGCCTGTTTGCATCTCTCCCAGATATTTTAATTGCCCATGAATCCAAAGAGATGAATAATTCAACATATTGCAGATCACACTATTCAAGTGATGCCATAAAGacttttatttactttaagATAAACGTCTTGAGCCTGTTTCTCCCTCTGATTATAATGGTTTATTGTTACGCACGGATCATCCCAACTCTGATAAACCTCAAATCACAGAAACGACACAAAATCATCAGACTCATTCTGGTTGTGGTGGCTGTTTATTTCCTCTTTTGGACACCATACAACATTACCCTATTACTTATCTTCATGCAGACCAAAGGTTACCTGGAGTCTTGTGAGTGGGATAACAGTTTGAGTCTGACCATGCAATGGGTGGAGACTATCGCCTACAGTCACTGTTGCCTCAATCCCATCATTTACGGCTTTGTTGGAGAGAAGTTCAGGAGAGAAGTCATAAAGGTGGTAAAGGAGCAGTTTCCCATGTGCTTCAGACAATGCTCATCTTTCTCACAACAGTTATCCGAACGCAGAGTCTCGACCTTCTCAAGATCAACTGAATATTCAAGTACACATATGTAG